From the genome of Impatiens glandulifera chromosome 9, dImpGla2.1, whole genome shotgun sequence, one region includes:
- the LOC124914820 gene encoding uncharacterized methyltransferase At2g41040, chloroplastic, whose translation MAVAASYSLLPFHHHHHQASTFNFHYLSRPHSRFSTRFSSPNLRRQIHASATDFLDPILSIVQPLITTEVVLFSCPICYEPLIRKGPPGFNLPAIYRSGFQCNKCKKTYSSKNIYLDLTVTAGTTEYTEFQPTRTELFRSPLVSFLYERGWRQNFNSSGFPGPDEEFEMAQEYFKPSEDGIIVDVSCGSGLFSRKFAKSGTYSKVVALDFSENMLRQCYDFIKNDESILLSNLALVRADVSRLPFSSSSIDAVHAGAALHCWPSPSNAIAEINRVLRSGGVFVGTTFLRANSGILRAFLQRSVTSSYNYFTEEEIADLCRTCGLINFTSQVRQSFIMFSAQKP comes from the exons atGGCCGTCGCAGCTTCATATTCTCTCCTCccttttcatcatcatcatcatcaagcttCTACCTTCAACTTCCACTACCTTTCTCGTCCTCATTCCCGCTTTAGTACCCGCTTCTCTTCACCCAACCTTCGCCGTCAAATCCATGCTAGCGCAACAGACTTTCTGGACCCG ATTTTATCAATTGTTCAGCCTCTAATTACAACTGAAGTTGTCTTGTTTTCATGTCCAATTTGTTATGAGCCATTAATAAGAAAAGGGCCTCCAGGATTCAACTT GCCAGCAATTTATAGGTCTGGATTTCAGTGTAACAAATGCAAGAAGACATATTCTAGTAAAAACATTTACTTGGATCTAACTGTTACAGCTGGAACAACTGAATACACTGAATTCCAGCCAACTAGAACTGAACTATTCAG GAGTCCTCTTGTTTCATTCTTGTATGAAAGGGGTTGGCGTCAAAATTTCAATAGTAGCGGTTTTCCAGGGCCTGATGAAGAG TTTGAGATGGCTCAGGAATACTTCAAGCCTAGTGAAGATGGTATTATAGTAGATGTTAGTTGTGGTAGTGGTTTATTTTCTCGTAAATTTGCCAAATCTGGAACATACTCGAAAGTTGTTGCTCTTGATTTTTCTGAAAACATGCTTCGTCAGTGTTACGATTTCATCAAGAATGATGAATCAATTTTGTTAAG TAATCTTGCTCTTGTGAGGGCTGATGTCTCTAGGCTACCTTTTTCATCATCTTCAATTGATGCTGTTCATGCTGGTGCAGCTTTACATTGCTGGCCTTCTCCTTCAAATGCT ATTGCTGAAATTAACCGTGTATTGAGAAGTGGTGGGGTTTTTGTTGGGACTACTTTTCTTCGTGCCAATTCCGGGATATTGAGGGCTTTTCTTCAG AGGAGTGTTACGAGTTCATACAACTACTTTACAGAGGAGGAAATTGCAGATTTGTGCAGAACCTGTGGTTTAATCAACTTCACAAGCCAAGTTAGACAATCTTTTATCATGTTCTCTGCACAGAAGCCATga